CTGTTTTCGCTGCAACGTTCAAGACCGTGTCTTCTCCTGACTTACCTTCCATAAAATATTTTTCCATTAGGCGATAAAGGCATTGGGGCACCTCATGTCCGCCTGGTGTCATCTACCGAGGGCCCCATAACATTGTCCTCCCTTCATTTAGCTGACCACTGTTAAAACGCTCCACAGTCTTCTGGGATTGTATTACAGGAACTGTAACGTGAATGGTGAACTTGTAGAAACTGTGTGCTGAAAGCTTGTAACTTGGACGCTTCAGATACGTAATAGATGTGATCAATGAGCATTTTTTCAGGAATCGAATTTCGCAGATTGTTGCGCCAAGCGAAGCTTGCGGATTCCAGACGCGCCAACCGTGGGGCGACtcgcgcgccatctattgaaaacGTAAGGAACTAGGTGAGCCACCCAGGCGGATCGTGACGGTTCTCTCGAGTGTAGTGCACGTTTCATCGTCGAAGGTGCACGGTTTGTGTATCCCACACAAGAACATAACCCAGACATTCGTATAAATCGCCTGGGTGCGAAGTTTTGCAAGCAGCAGAGAtagagcgagcagacggcacaGCGACACCCACAAAGAGAAcggccaacagatggcgctactcgCCATTTctcaccagagccgtatattaaaagggagtctggccattaatgggtcatgcctatacctgaagctccacccactttttcagctttccgaccaatgaagtcttgaaatatggggcgctatcaatcagcctatcctcactatttgcccccctatccaacatgggcagcgccattttgggtggcaagtggattggatgggattgaaatggatacctctcgcaatctgcaaaagtagtggattgttggtgcaaatttgataggcgccacctagggagcgtaaggcacgtcgggaattgtcgtctgcttccgtcgttgcaccgctgccgtcagaaccacctgctgggacacattctgttgtcagTATGATTTTTAAAGAAATCTACATGAacagttggaatataagaggcaagaatgtttatatccatgaaatccagctgttaaaaataagattgtacatcacagcgccgtttttgttatgatttcgttgtgattgccgtgttcactaggcctaacaccggcgacaaaacgtattattttcagttagatattgatggatgagcataagttgaaactgatttccgagaaatttatattaggatgtacatttacagcgtaaaatcaggttagtctctgaaaattttttgtcacgaaatccccgcttcactgtttgttttcgtcgccattttgggtggcagtatggtgtcatggcgacccccttggtaaaaagcataccaatcagaggagcgaaactgtgattgacaggtcgagcctctttttgtgactcctcccaatggccagactcccttttaatatacggctctgtttctcaccagagccgtatattaatgTACGGCTCTGTTTCTCACGAGCACGGAGCTTATAAGTCACAACCGTTAACCGTCCTAACTTCTCAAGCGTTGCTGCTGCTCTTCAAAACAGGTCTAATGGAAACCTGTCCCAAATGCGTTACGGAGTacttcaatatcacgtgatatCTCTCCGCCAATCCGGGGCAGACTCCAACTTTGTCCTCGGCGTACGTCGAGGCGGGTCGGCACCTTTCAGTTTCTAAAAGTATTCAAAATTAATTAGTGCGAAAAGTATGAACTGAGAGGTGATGACGTGTGTGTGCGTGATCACACAGCCAAGTCGTACTGATGGTATCGTGAAATGCTGTGGctatatttcactttacagttccctTAATACTTGGATATGTGTACATGCTGTTCTGTTATTATATGAACCCCACTTAAAGGAAAATTCCACTCTCTAAAGCGATTGAAACAAGCATGTCTTGCAGAAGCATTTGGCTACAAATAATCCTAGCTTCTTCGCTGGTAGCGAGATAGTCCCAGGGTTATTCGTATTTTGTCGTGACAGCCGGCAGCGGACCCACACCTTCGGGGAGGAGCAAGTGGGAACATTTCCTCACCAAATCGCGTGACGTTCTCCTGAAGACTGGATGGTCACGTGTCAATATTTTCCACTCCACCTTCTCACCGGACTTGTATGCACGTTGAGTACTGTACTCAGAATACCGTATTTTAAATACGTAccactgttactttttctactatcactcagTGGGCTGACTTTGTaatctcctttcgtcggactgcgagcgattgcgctcaaaaagtcaacGCGCGGTacggtccggtgctccgaaaatcATGATGTTCGCCTATTTTTTCCGAtcggatagctcgtgaatatcactgtcaattatcatgaatttgagtgaattcggtacGCTCtgcatattggtggggtaaaaagtgacctttactttgcaaatttcccgacttcagttcgcaaatatttatataattaaacttacgatacatgacattcacatcaggaggtggcaaaaacctaatacgaacaaatgccgttaaATGATGAGTTGGTCCTCGAAATTAAGTGTTTGCTAGGTGCTGGACTGAGCAGAAAATGCTGTATGCACGCACAATAACACGTCAGTAAATATCGCAAAATTCGCACACAAGGTCAATCAAACAAAAGGCACTTCAAAACAAAGATGAgatatacattttttttattgaaccATGGGGAGGAAAATGTAAAGCTGGCAAGGTGCCATTTAACTATGTTTCATAGAGTCTAAGACCAACATCACTCGATGCACTGTATGGTTTGGAGCCTTACGAGCAGGGTGTTAAAATGTTTCTCTTTATGAGTAATTTACAATGTACAGGTAAACAACTGCCACAAAATGTTGGCAGTCATACTTGACCAGTGCAGTTCAGTCCAGGAGCAGCATCCATGGGTGACCTGCAAGGCAACAAAGAGCTCGGACTACCATCTAACATGTGTAAGTGGACAGCAAACAAGACTTGTAGCACAACTGTTTATGTGAGCTTAGAAAATAATGCTCATTCTTGCGAGTGCCTCGAGCATGAGTTTGCAGTGAGTTGTCGTGTTCAGGTGTGGCCCTACTTTCATTGTGAAGGGGGGCGTAAACTTGCGCAAGATGTGGTAGCCCAAAGTAAATGCGAGACAGTGACACCACCACACGAAAGGAACGAAGGAACACGGGCAAAGTGGCGACAGCAATAGCTACAGTCAGGAGGCAGCAGTTCGGAACATCACATGGAAACGTAAGATTGGCAGGATCAGCAAGCGGTAGGAACGGCACGGGTGGAATTCAGAAGCCAGTGCAATGGAAGTGCTGTTAAATTTCAGGGTGCTACCATGTTGACCATATCAAATTTGACAAACAGAGAGGAAGCCTTGTGGGTGTGGGGTAGTGCAATGTCGTCTGCGCAATGCCACGAAGAAGAAAACGATCAGGATTCCCAGGAGAATTGCAAGTGAGAAGTACAATTTTAAGTATCTCTGCATCTCGTCTTTCTCCCTTCACTACATCCTAAGAGCATGTGCTTAATCCGATAAAAAAGTCATAGAGTGAAAATTGTAGGAATGAGCTGCAAGAgattgaaatttaaaaaaatcgtAAAACAGAATTTTAAATATAGAAAAACACACATACCAGGTACGCTGCGCTGTTCACCTGTCCCTGTACCTGCGACTTGACCTCTTACCCGACCCATCACTTTCAGAACTGTAAGAATGTCGCCTGTGATGCTTTCGATCAGAAGGGCTTCCACTGCGACTCCGACGTCGACTCTTGTGCTTTGGGCTGCGGCTATATCGCCTGCTACGCTCTCGGCTTCTGCTACGGCTGCGACTGCGGCTCCTGCTTCGCGAACTGCTGCTGTGCTTTCTGCTGCGCTTGCGTTCCCTGGAACGGGAGCGACGACTGCTACGTTTCGGACTGCGGCTGTGGCTACGACTCCGTGATCGTGAACGACGCGAACACTTTTTCCTCTCTCGCGATCTGCTTCGGTGCCTTGGAGAAGATCTTGAGCTCTTGCTCGATTTGTGGTGCCTCGAAGGAGATCTGGAGCGTTCCTTCTTCCTGCCTTTGTCCCGGGACTTCTCGCTGGAAGACTTTCGTTCCACCTTGGTGTGCCTGCTATCGGAGCCCTGCTTTGCGGGCTGGGGACTTCTGCTCCTGTCAGACTCTGTGCTACCCCGATCCAAATCGTCTCCCCTGCGCTCCGATTCGTCATCATCTACCTTTTGGCAGCTATGCTTGTTATCTGGGCTTGGAGTATCATTGTGGGATCTTCCTTGGATTTCTGACAGTTCACGTTCGTATTCTTTGTCTGACGGCGACGGGCTCTCAGCATCTGTAAAGCGAAAGCATCCGAAACGTTATCCTGCATCCTCTATCACCTGCCTAATCTTGCTATTCTaagttctattcaattcaaagatGTCTGAAAACGGATCATCCGGATTCATCACTGCATCACGTTCCTGGCTGCAATAATGTATGATGCAGACCACACATGTGGCACTCACACATTTCACAGTGGAAGCTTAAACTAGGGAATACTGAGCAGTGCCAAAGGTATTTGTGTACCCTTATCATACTCACATGATTCAGTAAAGGGGCTAAATAAAGGAAATGCGCATTAGCAGTGAGACAAATTGACCTTCTTCAAGCGAGCTAGATGTTCCATGATGAGAAATGATTCTGTTGCTCTACTCATACAGCAGCTGTTCTCTCCCACAACTGTGCTTAGTGTTATCCACTGTTTAGCCCCCTACTCTTAACCGACCAGCATCACAAGATGCAGTTGATGTGTTTCTTCAGGTCGCTTTCACATTTCAATATTGACGACTGATGCCAAATCCTACATTCAAGTACCGAGGCGAAGGATAACAAACCCTGCAGTTtgagcggaaaaaaaaaaaaatgaaacacacACCGCTTACCTTGAACGGGACTATGCACGACTTCATCTCCAGTTACCTTCTGCGCGGAGAGGGCTTCTGCCTGCTGCCTCCGCTCCGCCGCATCCAACACGGTGGCCATCTTCCGTTCCCACTCGGCAAACGCAAATTTTTTCTCGCGGATCGACCTTTCCAGCTCCAGGTCGGAATCATCCTCTTCCTCCGCCGAACCGGACCCACTGTCGGACCCACTGTCCGAACCATATCCTGTCAGGCCACCTAGATGAAGGGTTTTGATAACCTGAAGTTGCTGTTGCTGAAGTCACTGAAGTTGCTGTTGCTTTATGAGCACCGGAGACGAATTTGGAATCGGACAATGTGAACCGAACAACGGTAGATTACGTGCAACGCACTGGCAACAAATGCAGTACAGTCGCcaaccgatttttcggacatgctcgattattcggactcgttcgcggaatggccgcgggtcccatagagatgatgtataagaacgtccaaaatttcggacgctgtgcagctccgtcgctcgatatttcggactctgtttgcccaacccgcgaatttctctcatggggtgacggaaaacacTGGTATGATCTGAacttcgtatcaaaagaaatcaaccaactaaaatattgaggcaaaaaaataggcggtgatgattgttgatttcccattcctctgagtagaagaggtgtgtcgtagcgcttttgcgtcttcgtttttggccaacggcccaacacgtgctgtccgcccccgagtcgcgcgacagcgctgtaaagcgagcttcacctaaagcacacatgcgttaggtgaagccgacttgcggacttgatgacggcggcgcctctgtcagtgtacttacagtgacgaaatgtcgcttcgggaaatagaaggtgatgttatcaggcagagctggaagcgcgttaggaaagcatcgacaaatttttccagcctactagggcttagtaaagtttattttgaagcggaattcgttttttcggactgctcgattattcggactcttgCATGATCCCCGCCAAGTTCGAAAAATCGGACAGCGACTGTCTTCTGTGTCTAAAGTGATGTAGGTATCTACAAGAGAACACACAAATTGGTTGCTTTCTTTCGCAGTACAGTTGGCTTCCTTTGGGAAATTAGGTTGATTAATCCAAAGCACGAAGTTCACACGACTGCTACTGCTCTCACTTGAAACAGAATGCATTCTGCAGATGACACGTTTGATCTATTTGACACCAATGTGCTCCAGCCTGTGTGTGCAATTTGAAAAGGGCCGCCGTCAAATCCTCCGAGACAGAAAAAATGAATGCAGCCTACTGCTTTCTGGGCTTATGTGGCTGGCTTGTGTTTGGCTATATTACACCCATAAATACTAGACCAGATACTGCACAAATGGCTATTTCATTGCTAAACAGATTAGAATTCAGTTCTTTCATCTGTCTCTGTTGTGCAGTAAGATGTATGTGTGCATAAGCAATACGTTCCTAATGTTCGCAATGTTCCTCGAAGGTTATGCTTGGCAGAGTGCAGGTCTCCCCGAATCTCATAAGTTGAAAACCAATGGTACAAAAATATTTGCATGTGTATGCATTTGTCTTGATCCAACTACCTAATGCAGACAGCTTGTGTGTTCAAATTAGCAAATGCTCTTATTCATGGGGCTGTGTAGGTGCCTGTCAGTACCTCTCAACTCTATCGAATTAAGTGAAAGTCAAAGTAATGACAATTGAAATAACGAAAGTTCAGACGTAGCAAGATTCAGGGTCACTGAACTGAAGGCCGTCAAGACTAGCTCAGGCACACGGTCCTGGCCACCACACGTCGCAACACATTTCCGCTAAAATTAATTTTTCCTGATACTACCAAAAACCACATATGCGCATAAAAGAAGTATGCAGCAAACTCAACCTTATGCCAGCTTTAAATGCAATATACCAGGTTGACATAATTTGCATCATACTGAACACACCCAGTCCCAGGGCCCATCAGAACAACACGATAGCATCATTCAACACCATACGCTACTCAGCCTATCAGAGCGTCATTCATTAATGCTCTAACAAACACGAGGGTTTGCAAATCGGCTATACACGTGAAAAAGATGACTAGCACTCACCCAATCCAGAGGCAATATTTGCCAACGCAGACGACGATCTCAGCTGTCGAGCTGGAGCTTTGATTGCAATGCAGAGGAGATGCTTTAGACACTGACAGCAAATACAAGGCAAGGCACAGCACATTTACATTTGCTCCAAACACAGTAAGTGTGCGTGGCATCACGAGGAGCAGCTACTACATTGAAAGAGGTCATAAGTTCTCTAGCAATAAAATGTTCCTTCGACATGCCTAGAGAATTCATATAGAAGCACTAAACCAAGCAAATCTGTGCAAGTATGTACAATGCATGCTCTTCAACGTGACCGAGCTAAACTGTTAAACTCTTTGTCTATGGTGCTAATAACCCCATTTTCTCTGTTGGATAATTGGGACAGACAGATTCACAGGATTTTGCACGGTATCTTCATAGCAAAACACTGCAGTCCTGTTGTGACCTTGTGACCTGCTATGACAGATCACATATGCATTTGCCTTCATGAAGTGCACTACATGATTCAAGGTACATACGAAAAAATATGAGCCACACTGATACCTTTTTGAAGCATCTTTTGGTACATCTCCTTGGCAACTGATGATACCTCTTCATTGGTCACATCCAAAAGTATTTCGGTGAGCATTCTTCTTACTTTCATCACCTGCAATGCAAAAGTTCGCCACTGCGTTACTAGGCTTCGCGTACACCTTCATTTTTTCCCACTGGAATCGATGTGCAATGAAAAAATCAACACAGGCCCCATCAATATTGGCCATGTGTGTGGAAAAACTTCAGTTGCAGCAATTCCGAGCCGTCTTACAGGAGGGGGCAACGTGTCTTCCCTTAAAGTGCCACTGAACGGCAGGTGTCAGGATGGCTAACGATGGCAATGATGTGAGAATTTTCACCGCAGAACTTAAAAGACAGTAAAGCCTCGATAACGCGAGGCACGTAAATTGAACTCGTATAATCTAGACTACTCAGGCGTACACGACAGACGCCTTACTAGTCTATCGTAAGGAGCACTCGTCCGTACACCCACCGCATAATTTGGTCAGTACAACATCGCTGGGAACCTCCGCAAACAGCGTGCGGAGGACTTATCAGATGGACAAAGAAGGCAAAGTGTGGCACCAGCCTACGACCACATGAAAAGACGCGCTTGCATCGCAATGGTTTATGAGCGCTGGGACGTAGTCTCTCTCCTTTCAAGCATCCATCAAGCAACCACGTGTCTCTAACCGTTCTatttctgtgctgcgtgccaaGCTGCCATGGCAACTCTGTAATCGACTCCAAAAATATCGCAAACTGTTTTCACCTTTGCAGTTTTACGCAATTGAGAACTCTGTCTGCATTGGGGGATAGGACTGTCAAAGAGGGAGACAGTCGTTTCGGTGGTCTATTGCCTTCTTCGGTGCAACTTTCGGACTATGTCACAATTGATGATGGTGTTGCTGTTAGTTTGACCGAAGATGAAATTGTGAACGATGTCCTTGCGACTGCTCAGCAGACTATCGTCAGATGACGAAGGTGAGGAACCACCTCCGCTGCGGAAGCACTCGCTTG
This portion of the Ornithodoros turicata isolate Travis chromosome 3, ASM3712646v1, whole genome shotgun sequence genome encodes:
- the LOC135388221 gene encoding arginine/serine-rich protein PNISR-like — translated: MWSGPWSQWPIQASMYQNVPHEQVDWAQLAKQWIQMQQTPSDRDQANHSSAMVTPAAPPSTVQPAAPAGINATNNYWNTSWSGNDNANKSWTAPGAIPGLDVAPPPPAAAPPSVPLLPLPPMAAEGVSSKETFDYGHASSSQPLACHSYDYEHGGPEPYEPMPQPYPNSIPYNSYWGVNSGPPPFFLRKDRRDSKDDSRHPMLEEEVPQLDAAKRKTLPAWIREGLEKMERERQKKEERERAEAERMAKLSRRGDRDNDNPAKSKFDSDSEDEKEAPTNVDRKAGSKVSEQRNGAAVPSRPTPSPSPPLEMKFKTPEERQQELVMKVRRMLTEILLDVTNEEVSSVAKEMYQKMLQKAPARQLRSSSALANIASGLGGLTGYGSDSGSDSGSGSAEEEDDSDLELERSIREKKFAFAEWERKMATVLDAAERRQQAEALSAQKVTGDEVVHSPVQDAESPSPSDKEYERELSEIQGRSHNDTPSPDNKHSCQKVDDDESERRGDDLDRGSTESDRSRSPQPAKQGSDSRHTKVERKSSSEKSRDKGRKKERSRSPSRHHKSSKSSRSSPRHRSRSRERKKCSRRSRSRSRSHSRSPKRSSRRSRSRERKRSRKHSSSSRSRSRSRSRSRSRERSRRYSRSPKHKSRRRSRSGSPSDRKHHRRHSYSSESDGSGKRSSRRYRDR